In Corallococcus macrosporus, the following are encoded in one genomic region:
- a CDS encoding imm11 family protein has protein sequence MEPYFLMVAARTVRCVDEAASEEFKHWMPEDGQPAKVGQYRYVAGLRIDKARVGDERVFRPWGLRSALIVDGELKDALERSGIVGGQFVEV, from the coding sequence GTGGAGCCCTATTTCCTCATGGTCGCTGCGCGCACGGTCCGCTGTGTGGATGAGGCCGCGAGTGAAGAGTTCAAGCACTGGATGCCCGAGGACGGACAGCCCGCGAAGGTGGGGCAGTATCGGTACGTCGCCGGGCTGCGTATCGACAAGGCGAGGGTGGGTGACGAGCGCGTGTTCCGCCCATGGGGACTTCGCTCCGCGCTCATCGTCGATGGAGAACTGAAGGACGCCCTGGAACGGAGTGGCATCGTGGGAGGCCAGTTCGTTGAGGTGTAG
- a CDS encoding P1 family peptidase, translating into MELRPAFLLGLLCVLPIPGTARPRSSDLAIPFGGRPGALNAITDVKGVEVGHTTLITGSQVRTGVTAVLPRGRDAVAQPVFAATHDLNGSGEMTGTHWVKESGLLSGPVMISDTHAVGAVHEGVISWAQKRDLTWELGLPVVAETWDGLLHDIDGFHVRPPHAMQALDAARSGPVAEGSVGGGTGMVCHGFKGGIGTSSRKLPAEQGGYTIGVLVQCNYGSRRLFSVAGAPVGEEIPDLRACYSGDTAPKGPFFSQMPPCSQRASTGPTHPEGLGSIIVVVATDAPLLPHQLDRVARRVPLAIGKMGGLGENSSGDIFLAFSTQPVANPENASVAPVAMLDNERINPVFEATVQATQEAILNSMLASDTMTGHQGARVHGLPPERLVKALRKSGRLPPAPKPVK; encoded by the coding sequence ATGGAACTTCGTCCCGCATTCCTCCTGGGCCTGCTCTGCGTCCTCCCAATCCCTGGCACCGCGCGTCCCCGGTCCAGTGACCTGGCCATCCCCTTTGGCGGACGGCCGGGTGCGCTCAATGCCATCACGGACGTCAAGGGCGTGGAGGTGGGCCACACCACGCTGATCACCGGCTCCCAGGTCCGGACCGGTGTCACCGCCGTGCTGCCCCGGGGCCGGGACGCGGTCGCCCAGCCTGTCTTCGCGGCCACCCATGACCTCAACGGCAGCGGGGAGATGACCGGCACCCACTGGGTGAAGGAGTCCGGCCTGCTCTCCGGCCCCGTGATGATCAGCGACACCCACGCCGTGGGCGCCGTGCACGAGGGCGTCATCTCCTGGGCCCAGAAGCGCGACCTCACCTGGGAGCTGGGCCTGCCCGTCGTCGCGGAGACCTGGGACGGCCTCCTGCACGACATCGACGGCTTCCACGTCCGGCCCCCGCACGCGATGCAGGCGCTCGACGCCGCCCGCTCCGGCCCCGTCGCGGAGGGCTCCGTGGGCGGTGGCACCGGCATGGTGTGCCATGGCTTCAAGGGCGGCATCGGCACGTCCTCCCGCAAGCTCCCCGCGGAGCAGGGCGGCTACACCATCGGCGTGCTCGTGCAGTGCAACTACGGCAGCCGCCGCCTCTTCTCCGTCGCGGGCGCTCCCGTGGGCGAGGAGATTCCCGACCTGCGCGCCTGCTACTCCGGCGACACCGCTCCGAAAGGTCCCTTCTTCTCCCAGATGCCCCCGTGCTCGCAGCGCGCCAGCACCGGCCCCACCCACCCGGAGGGGCTGGGCTCCATCATCGTCGTCGTGGCCACCGACGCGCCGCTGCTTCCACACCAGCTCGACCGCGTGGCCCGGCGGGTGCCGCTCGCGATCGGGAAGATGGGCGGCCTGGGGGAGAACTCCTCCGGCGACATCTTCCTCGCGTTCTCCACCCAGCCCGTGGCCAACCCGGAGAACGCCTCCGTCGCTCCGGTGGCCATGCTCGACAACGAGCGGATCAACCCCGTCTTCGAAGCCACCGTGCAGGCCACCCAGGAGGCCATCCTGAACTCGATGCTCGCCTCCGACACGATGACGGGACACCAGGGCGCCCGCGTCCATGGCCTGCCACCGGAGCGGCTGGTGAAGGCCCTGCGCAAATCCGGCCGCCTGCCGCCGGCCCCGAAGCCGGTGAAGTAG
- a CDS encoding GspE/PulE family protein, whose product MAPPDVPPFSELPQFTLDRDSLRLLPESFCRRLGVAVMGKVDAANDTEPVTVAMLDPQDDSVRYRIADFLRRPVRPVRLNRYEIDSALEVGFGAGVHASVDVVLKAGTPLSHQPTAVELVNHVLAVAVAQNASDIHLESYTDDVDLRYRVDGILHQTYTDISPDSLPEVVSRIKVMAGLDIAEKRRPQDGRLRALYESEAGRKFVDFRVSVVPSPAGEDVVIRLLDATVGLVPVEKLGMTPEIQATVLRLLSNPEGLVLVTGPTGSGKTTTLYAALARLNDGRKKIITAEDPIEYVVPKVNQKQVSPQMPHLTLLRALLRQDPNVMLVGEIRDLETGNTALMAASTGHVVLGTLHTADAIGAVSRLRGLKLEDGDIAEALLAVLAQRLVRRICPACSAPTTPTADQLSLLGPLLDGVQPRAGQGCEACRHTGFKGRVGLYELLVVDPELQLLIATGAPGVQLRQHARKWGFRTLVEDALAKVADGITTLHELTRVVPYRYILTAREERQGAAPRPDPSAASR is encoded by the coding sequence ATGGCTCCCCCGGACGTGCCCCCGTTCTCCGAACTGCCCCAGTTCACGCTCGACCGCGACTCGCTGCGGCTGCTCCCCGAGTCCTTCTGCCGGCGGCTGGGCGTCGCGGTGATGGGGAAGGTGGACGCGGCCAACGACACGGAGCCCGTGACGGTGGCCATGCTGGATCCGCAGGACGACTCCGTGCGCTACCGCATCGCGGACTTCCTGCGCCGGCCCGTGCGGCCCGTGCGGCTCAACCGCTACGAAATCGACTCCGCGCTGGAGGTGGGCTTCGGCGCGGGCGTGCACGCGTCGGTGGACGTGGTGCTGAAGGCCGGCACGCCGCTGTCGCATCAGCCCACGGCGGTGGAGCTGGTGAACCACGTGCTCGCGGTAGCGGTGGCGCAGAACGCGTCCGACATCCACCTGGAGAGCTACACGGACGACGTGGACCTGCGCTATCGCGTCGACGGCATCCTCCACCAGACGTACACGGACATCTCGCCGGACTCGCTGCCAGAGGTGGTCAGCCGCATCAAGGTGATGGCGGGGCTGGACATCGCGGAGAAGCGCCGGCCCCAGGACGGCCGCCTGCGCGCGCTGTACGAGAGCGAGGCGGGGCGGAAGTTCGTGGACTTCCGCGTGAGCGTGGTGCCCTCCCCGGCGGGCGAGGACGTGGTCATCCGCCTGCTCGACGCCACGGTGGGCCTGGTGCCGGTGGAGAAGCTGGGGATGACGCCGGAGATCCAGGCCACGGTACTGCGGCTGTTGAGCAACCCGGAGGGGCTGGTGCTGGTGACGGGGCCCACGGGCAGCGGCAAGACGACGACGCTGTACGCGGCGCTGGCGCGGCTCAACGACGGGCGCAAGAAGATCATCACCGCGGAGGACCCCATCGAGTACGTGGTCCCCAAGGTGAACCAGAAGCAGGTGTCGCCGCAGATGCCGCACCTGACGCTGCTGCGCGCGCTGCTGCGGCAGGACCCCAACGTGATGCTGGTGGGGGAGATCCGCGACCTGGAGACGGGCAACACCGCGCTGATGGCCGCGTCCACGGGCCACGTGGTGCTGGGCACGTTGCACACGGCGGATGCCATTGGCGCGGTGAGCCGCCTGCGCGGACTGAAGCTGGAGGACGGGGACATCGCGGAGGCGCTGCTCGCGGTGCTGGCGCAGCGGCTGGTGCGGCGCATCTGCCCGGCATGCTCCGCGCCCACGACGCCGACGGCGGACCAGCTGTCACTGCTGGGGCCGCTGCTGGACGGCGTGCAGCCCCGGGCGGGGCAGGGCTGCGAGGCGTGCCGCCACACCGGCTTCAAGGGGCGCGTGGGCCTCTATGAGTTGCTGGTGGTGGACCCGGAGCTGCAGTTGCTCATCGCCACCGGGGCGCCGGGCGTCCAACTGCGCCAGCACGCCCGGAAGTGGGGCTTCCGCACGCTGGTGGAGGACGCGCTGGCGAAGGTGGCGGATGGCATCACCACGCTGCACGAGCTGACGCGCGTGGTGCCCTACCGCTACATCCTCACGGCTCGGGAGGAGCGTCAGGGGGCGGCTCCACGTCCGGACCCATCGGCAGCATCACGGTGA
- a CDS encoding GNAT family N-acetyltransferase has product METEAYGPPRDEQELAAIADITAQAFAMSLADSETVVRKNFSESSLRILRSDREVAATLTLIRMGQFLGGRSVPLIGVGGVGVAPAHRGAGAATRLFHRFLREMRDEGAPLSVLYPATQPLYRRVGYEVSGARYEIHVDAASLELGERSLSLRPMRPSDDAAVEACYRRFAAQHHGWLDRGPYIWRRVRTPRGDTAYGYVVEGTSGVEGYVYLVRSLAPQGAVPKQALKLTDLTATTPAAARRLLRFLGDHRSLAQDVMWFGGADEPLLTLLREQTYQLKLSMHWMTRLLDVPRALESRGFTPGLSGALHLAVEDDLFPENQGRFVLEVEGGAARVRPGGEGHLQLHVRALAPLYTGFLSPRALQLAGMLSADEKTLDAASALFAGPAPAMRDMF; this is encoded by the coding sequence ATGGAGACGGAAGCGTACGGACCTCCGAGGGACGAGCAGGAACTGGCCGCCATCGCGGACATCACCGCGCAGGCGTTCGCCATGTCGCTCGCGGACTCCGAAACCGTGGTGCGCAAGAACTTCTCCGAGTCCTCGCTGCGCATCCTGCGCTCGGACCGCGAGGTCGCCGCCACCCTCACCCTCATCCGCATGGGGCAGTTCCTGGGCGGCCGCTCCGTGCCGCTCATCGGCGTGGGCGGCGTGGGCGTCGCTCCCGCGCACCGGGGCGCCGGCGCCGCCACGCGCCTCTTCCACCGCTTCCTGCGGGAGATGCGCGACGAGGGCGCTCCGCTCTCCGTCCTCTACCCCGCGACGCAGCCGCTCTACCGGCGCGTGGGCTACGAGGTCTCCGGCGCGCGCTATGAAATCCACGTCGACGCGGCCTCGCTGGAGCTGGGGGAACGCTCCCTGTCCCTGCGCCCCATGCGCCCGTCCGACGACGCGGCGGTGGAGGCCTGCTACCGGCGCTTCGCGGCCCAGCACCACGGCTGGCTGGACCGGGGCCCCTACATCTGGCGGCGCGTGCGCACGCCCCGCGGCGACACCGCCTACGGCTACGTCGTGGAGGGCACCTCCGGCGTGGAGGGCTACGTGTACCTCGTGCGCAGCCTGGCACCCCAGGGCGCCGTGCCGAAACAGGCCCTGAAGCTCACCGACCTCACCGCCACCACGCCCGCCGCCGCGCGCCGGCTGCTGCGCTTCCTGGGCGACCACCGGTCGCTGGCCCAGGACGTGATGTGGTTCGGCGGCGCGGACGAGCCGCTCCTCACTCTGCTGCGGGAACAGACCTACCAGTTGAAGCTCTCCATGCACTGGATGACGCGCCTCTTGGACGTCCCCCGGGCCCTGGAGTCGCGCGGCTTCACCCCCGGCCTGTCCGGCGCGCTCCACCTGGCCGTGGAGGACGACCTCTTCCCGGAGAACCAGGGGCGCTTCGTGCTGGAGGTGGAGGGCGGCGCCGCCCGCGTCCGCCCGGGGGGCGAGGGCCATCTCCAGTTGCACGTGCGCGCCCTGGCGCCGCTCTACACCGGCTTCCTCTCACCCCGCGCGCTCCAGCTCGCCGGCATGCTGAGCGCGGACGAAAAGACGCTCGACGCCGCCAGCGCCCTGTTCGCGGGGCCAGCCCCCGCGATGCGCGACATGTTCTGA
- a CDS encoding sigma-54-dependent transcriptional regulator: protein MSRILVIEDEPIIRTELRRLLTRAGHDVAEAGAVPEAAAEHALDAFDLVISDLRLPGPPGTDIIALCPGVPVLIMTSFATVKSAVDAMKLGAVDYIAKPFDHDELLLQVERVLREGRLSRQNAALKREVEQTWSPGGMVGNSPAMRDVFERVRKVAPSAATVLVLGESGTGKELVARAVHAQSPRAEGPLIAVNCAAIPEGLLESELFGHEKGAFTGAQAAHAGLVEAAHGGTLFLDEIGELPAPAQARLLRMLQDGEVRRVGATRSRKVDVRILAATHRDLPRRVQEGLFRQDLYFRLRVVEIRLPPLRERGEDVPALARHLLERASKRMGRPPASLSPDALAAIAQHPWPGNVRELENAIERAVILADGPLITADLLALESPGGPNVDGSPPPLEETDFPPVPTSEAPDSPDSMEEYFRRFVLEHQDRMGETELARRLGISRKTLWEKRQRLGIPRTRA, encoded by the coding sequence TTGAGCCGCATCCTGGTCATCGAGGACGAGCCCATCATCCGCACGGAGCTGCGCCGTCTGCTCACCCGCGCGGGCCATGACGTGGCGGAGGCTGGCGCAGTGCCGGAGGCCGCGGCTGAACACGCGTTGGATGCCTTCGATCTGGTCATCTCGGATTTGCGCCTGCCCGGGCCGCCGGGCACGGACATCATCGCGCTATGTCCGGGCGTACCGGTGCTCATCATGACCAGCTTCGCCACGGTGAAGTCCGCCGTGGACGCGATGAAGCTGGGCGCGGTGGACTACATCGCGAAGCCCTTCGACCATGACGAGCTGCTGCTCCAGGTCGAGCGCGTGCTGCGCGAGGGCCGCCTCAGCCGCCAGAACGCCGCGCTCAAGCGCGAAGTGGAACAGACCTGGTCCCCCGGCGGCATGGTGGGCAACTCCCCCGCCATGCGCGACGTGTTCGAGCGCGTGCGCAAGGTGGCCCCCTCCGCCGCCACCGTGCTGGTGCTGGGCGAGTCCGGCACCGGCAAGGAGCTGGTCGCCCGCGCCGTCCACGCCCAGAGCCCGCGCGCGGAAGGGCCGCTCATCGCGGTCAACTGCGCCGCCATCCCGGAAGGCCTGCTGGAGAGCGAGCTGTTCGGCCACGAGAAGGGCGCCTTCACCGGCGCGCAGGCCGCGCACGCGGGACTCGTGGAAGCCGCGCACGGCGGCACGCTGTTCCTGGATGAGATTGGTGAACTGCCCGCGCCCGCGCAGGCGCGCCTGTTGCGCATGCTCCAGGACGGAGAGGTGCGGCGGGTGGGCGCCACGCGCTCGCGCAAGGTGGACGTGCGCATCCTCGCGGCCACGCACCGCGACCTGCCCCGTCGCGTGCAGGAAGGACTGTTCCGCCAGGACCTTTACTTCCGCCTGCGCGTCGTGGAAATCCGTCTGCCCCCACTGCGCGAGCGCGGCGAAGATGTTCCCGCGCTGGCCAGGCACCTGCTGGAGCGCGCCAGCAAGCGGATGGGACGCCCGCCCGCGTCGCTGTCTCCGGACGCGCTGGCGGCCATCGCCCAGCACCCGTGGCCCGGCAACGTGCGCGAGCTGGAGAACGCCATCGAGCGCGCGGTCATCCTCGCGGACGGGCCGCTCATCACCGCCGACCTGCTCGCGCTGGAGTCGCCGGGAGGCCCCAACGTGGACGGCAGCCCGCCCCCACTGGAGGAGACCGACTTCCCGCCCGTGCCCACCAGCGAAGCCCCGGACTCCCCCGACTCCATGGAGGAGTACTTCCGCCGCTTCGTGCTGGAGCACCAGGATCGCATGGGCGAAACCGAACTGGCGCGCAGGTTGGGCATCAGCCGCAAGACACTCTGGGAGAAGCGCCAGCGGCTGGGCATCCCCCGCACCCGCGCCTGA
- a CDS encoding dihydrofolate reductase family protein, producing MRKLTYYIASSLDGFIASPTGAFDFFTMEQDYLDAIAAEYPETLPAGYRAFKGITGPGKHFDTVLEGRHTYQVGLDAGVTNAYPHLTHYVFSRSLTQSPDPGVNLSSTPLATVRELKARDGLGIWLCGGGKLAAELLPEIDAYIIKLNPVIAGAGIRLVDAGFAPHRLRLTGTRTVDSGVVFLSYVPREP from the coding sequence ATGCGGAAACTGACCTATTACATCGCCAGCTCGCTCGATGGATTCATCGCCTCGCCCACCGGGGCGTTCGACTTCTTCACCATGGAGCAGGACTACCTGGACGCCATCGCCGCCGAGTACCCGGAGACGCTCCCCGCCGGCTACCGCGCCTTCAAAGGCATCACCGGCCCGGGAAAGCACTTCGACACGGTCCTGGAAGGCCGTCACACCTATCAAGTCGGCCTGGACGCGGGCGTCACCAACGCGTACCCGCACCTCACGCACTACGTTTTCTCCCGCTCCCTCACCCAGAGCCCCGACCCCGGCGTCAACCTCTCCAGCACGCCGCTCGCCACCGTGCGCGAGCTGAAGGCCCGCGACGGCCTGGGCATCTGGCTGTGCGGCGGCGGCAAGCTCGCGGCCGAGCTCCTCCCTGAAATCGACGCGTACATCATCAAGCTCAATCCCGTCATCGCCGGGGCCGGCATCCGGCTCGTCGACGCGGGCTTCGCGCCCCACCGCCTGCGGCTCACCGGAACGCGCACCGTCGACAGCGGCGTCGTCTTCCTGAGCTACGTCCCTCGCGAGCCCTAG
- a CDS encoding ATP-binding protein, giving the protein MTLGPGPLVVASVAYLGVLFLVAYAAERGRISPRITQHPLTYALALGVYATSWSYFGSVGYAARHGFRYLGIYLGLTLACLLAPVLWRPLLRLTRELQLTSLADLLAFRYPGQVTGTAVTLFALAGSLPYLALQIRAVVESARLLSPAASPALVGPGFCAVLIVFALLFGARHPAPRERHEGLMLAIAFESGVKLLALLIVAGWCVLSVFGGVGGLNDWLTHHPEAVEALQRPARDASWAPLLVLSTIAAFLTPRQYHVAFTEAPERDGLATVAWAFPLLMLLINAAIPVLLWSGEALGLPWPADFHVLSVPIAKGAPLLALIAFLGGVSAASAMVIVTTLALAPMCLTHLVLPLSSTRGRDDLYGWLLWARRVIIAAVILAGYGFYRLLNARATGLVDLGLVSFVATAQFAPGVLGLLIWPKATRAGLLAGLGAGAATWAVTLVAPLWEPPSLVAWTNQVSAKLGFGTEEPWGFATFTSLALNALCFVAVSLVTRQSVEEKEAARVCAREAPGLAEGSVAASSPDEFRRQLEPVLGAQVAAAEVDRAREALDLAPDERRPAELRRLRDGVERNLSGLIGPVLARLAVGEALRLDPGARTALADQLRFVEERLRDARDMRGPLRELEVVRRYLYRILEDLPLGVCAMGPDGEVVIWNAALEDLSGVPMDSARGQPLARLPEPWGPLFAELARAPGGDDEVRVTVRGGPRLLRLHRSRLALSDGEGGGETGITFLVEDWTERKAVDARLAHQDRLASLGRVAAGVAHEIGNPLTAIASISQNLKYELEDPEAVRERVGLILQQCRRIDAIVRALVGFGHAGTVGGESRPFTRVAVGPLLAEAAQLARLSRKARDVTCTHQSPDGLNVRGDAQRLEQVLVNLLTNAIDASPAGSRVDLMAEAAGDQVRIQVEDRGHGIAPELSQRIFEPFFTTKQPGEGTGLGLALVEGIVREHGGTLRIEGRPEGGTRVTLSLPRADTQKQEASA; this is encoded by the coding sequence ATGACGCTGGGGCCGGGCCCGCTCGTCGTCGCGTCCGTGGCCTACCTGGGCGTGCTGTTCCTGGTGGCGTACGCGGCGGAGCGGGGCCGCATCTCCCCGCGCATCACCCAGCACCCGCTGACGTATGCGCTGGCCCTGGGCGTGTACGCCACGTCCTGGTCCTACTTCGGCAGCGTGGGCTACGCGGCCCGCCACGGCTTCCGCTACCTGGGCATCTACCTGGGGCTCACGCTCGCGTGCCTGCTGGCCCCGGTGCTGTGGCGGCCCCTCCTGCGGCTGACGCGCGAGCTGCAGCTCACGTCGCTCGCGGACCTGCTCGCCTTCCGCTACCCCGGTCAGGTCACGGGCACGGCGGTGACGCTGTTCGCGCTGGCCGGCAGCCTGCCCTACCTGGCGCTCCAGATTCGCGCCGTCGTGGAGTCCGCGCGCCTCCTGAGTCCCGCGGCGTCTCCCGCGCTGGTGGGGCCCGGCTTCTGCGCCGTGCTCATCGTCTTCGCGCTCCTCTTCGGTGCCCGCCACCCCGCTCCGCGCGAGCGGCATGAAGGGCTGATGCTGGCCATCGCCTTCGAGTCGGGCGTGAAGCTGCTGGCGCTGCTCATCGTCGCGGGCTGGTGCGTGCTGTCCGTCTTCGGCGGCGTGGGCGGGCTCAACGACTGGCTCACCCACCACCCGGAGGCGGTGGAGGCCCTCCAGCGCCCCGCGCGCGACGCGTCCTGGGCGCCGCTGCTGGTGCTCTCCACCATCGCCGCGTTCCTCACGCCCCGGCAGTACCACGTGGCCTTCACGGAGGCGCCGGAGCGCGACGGGCTGGCCACCGTCGCGTGGGCCTTCCCGCTGTTGATGCTGCTCATCAACGCGGCCATCCCCGTGCTGCTGTGGTCCGGAGAGGCGCTGGGCCTGCCCTGGCCCGCGGACTTCCACGTGCTCTCCGTGCCCATCGCGAAGGGGGCGCCGCTGCTCGCGCTCATCGCCTTCCTGGGCGGCGTGTCCGCGGCGAGCGCCATGGTCATCGTCACCACGCTCGCGCTCGCGCCCATGTGCCTGACGCACCTGGTGCTGCCCTTGAGCAGCACGCGCGGACGCGACGACCTCTACGGGTGGCTCTTGTGGGCCCGGCGTGTGATCATCGCCGCGGTCATCCTGGCGGGATACGGCTTCTACCGGCTGCTGAACGCGCGAGCGACGGGACTGGTGGACCTGGGGCTCGTGTCCTTCGTGGCCACCGCGCAGTTCGCGCCGGGCGTGCTGGGGCTGCTCATCTGGCCCAAGGCCACGCGCGCGGGGCTGCTCGCGGGGCTGGGCGCGGGCGCGGCGACGTGGGCAGTCACCCTGGTGGCTCCGCTGTGGGAGCCGCCCTCGCTGGTGGCGTGGACCAACCAGGTCTCCGCGAAGCTGGGCTTCGGCACGGAGGAGCCCTGGGGCTTCGCCACCTTCACGTCGCTGGCCCTCAACGCGCTGTGCTTCGTGGCGGTGTCGCTCGTCACGCGCCAGTCCGTGGAGGAGAAGGAGGCCGCGCGGGTGTGCGCGCGCGAGGCGCCGGGGCTCGCGGAGGGCAGCGTCGCGGCCAGCTCTCCCGATGAGTTCCGCCGGCAGCTGGAGCCGGTGCTGGGCGCGCAGGTGGCCGCGGCGGAGGTGGACCGCGCGCGCGAGGCGCTGGACCTGGCTCCGGACGAGCGCCGCCCGGCGGAGCTGCGCCGCTTGCGCGATGGCGTGGAGCGCAACCTCTCCGGCCTCATCGGTCCGGTGCTGGCGCGGCTCGCGGTGGGAGAAGCGCTGCGGCTGGACCCCGGTGCGCGCACGGCCCTGGCGGATCAGCTGCGCTTCGTGGAGGAGCGGCTTCGGGACGCGCGCGACATGCGCGGACCGCTGCGCGAGCTGGAGGTCGTGCGCCGCTACCTCTACCGCATCCTGGAGGACCTGCCGCTGGGTGTCTGTGCCATGGGCCCGGACGGAGAGGTCGTCATCTGGAACGCGGCGCTGGAGGACTTGTCAGGCGTGCCCATGGACTCGGCGCGGGGGCAGCCGCTCGCGCGACTGCCGGAGCCGTGGGGCCCGCTGTTCGCGGAGCTCGCGCGGGCGCCGGGCGGCGACGACGAGGTGCGCGTCACGGTGCGCGGCGGGCCGAGGCTGTTGCGCCTGCACCGGTCGCGGCTCGCGCTTTCGGATGGGGAGGGCGGTGGGGAGACGGGCATCACGTTCCTGGTGGAGGACTGGACGGAGCGCAAGGCGGTGGACGCGCGGCTCGCGCACCAGGACCGGCTGGCGTCGCTGGGCCGGGTGGCGGCGGGCGTGGCGCATGAGATTGGAAACCCGCTCACGGCCATCGCCAGCATCAGCCAGAACCTCAAGTACGAGCTGGAGGATCCGGAGGCCGTGCGCGAGCGCGTGGGGCTCATCCTCCAGCAGTGCCGCCGCATCGACGCCATCGTCCGGGCGCTCGTGGGCTTCGGGCACGCGGGCACGGTGGGCGGCGAGTCCCGGCCATTCACGCGCGTGGCGGTGGGCCCGCTGCTCGCGGAGGCCGCGCAGCTTGCGCGGCTGTCACGCAAGGCGCGCGACGTGACGTGCACGCATCAGAGTCCGGACGGGCTGAACGTGCGCGGCGACGCGCAGCGGCTGGAGCAGGTGCTGGTGAACCTCTTGACGAACGCCATCGACGCGTCGCCCGCGGGCTCGCGCGTGGACCTCATGGCGGAAGCCGCTGGAGATCAGGTGCGAATCCAGGTGGAGGACCGGGGGCACGGCATCGCCCCGGAGCTGTCGCAACGCATCTTCGAGCCGTTCTTCACCACCAAGCAGCCCGGCGAAGGCACCGGCCTGGGCCTCGCGCTGGTGGAGGGCATCGTGCGCGAGCACGGCGGCACGCTGCGCATCGAAGGCCGTCCCGAAGGTGGCACCCGCGTGACGCTGAGCCTGCCCCGCGCGGACACGCAGAAGCAGGAGGCCTCCGCTTGA
- a CDS encoding sensor histidine kinase codes for MRSPLDEGQPPSSSSGGDIAYVSPQSARDMGAQLRLFIDSVKDYAILTLDPAGYIVSWNTGAERIKGYKAEEILGQHFSRFYPPEDIASGKPQMELEIVNREGRFEEEGWRVRKDGSLFWANVVITAMRDSKGQLIGYGKVTRDFTERKQTQERLRESEERFRLLVEHVQDYAIYMLDADGRVSTWNAGAERFKQYKAEEIIGQHFSRFFPPEDVARGKPWHALQVAASEGRFEEEAWRVRKDGSLFWASVVITALHDTDGKLVGYAKVTRDITQRKQNQERRELEMLRDAVRARDEFLSVASHELKTPLTPLQLKLTALLRAVENNPSATLPVERISRDLEVARRQVRKLSDLIEDLLDVSRISMGQLRLDRAPMDMAALAREVVVRYAPQSAQVGCAVTLEAPNPIEGYWDRARVDQVITNLLTNALKYGAGKPIHIRVRQEAGLAVVSVRDEGIGIPLEDQPRVFERFVRAVSERNYGGLGLGLFITQQIVEAHGGIVQVRSTPGEGATFTVMLPMGPDVEPPPDAPPEP; via the coding sequence ATGAGGAGTCCTCTGGACGAAGGTCAGCCACCCTCCTCCTCCAGTGGTGGCGACATCGCGTACGTCAGCCCCCAGTCCGCTCGCGACATGGGCGCGCAGCTGCGCCTGTTCATCGACAGCGTGAAGGACTACGCCATCCTGACGTTGGACCCCGCTGGCTACATCGTGAGCTGGAACACCGGCGCGGAACGCATCAAGGGCTACAAGGCCGAGGAGATCCTCGGCCAGCACTTCAGCCGCTTCTACCCGCCCGAGGACATCGCCAGCGGCAAGCCCCAGATGGAGCTGGAGATCGTCAACCGCGAGGGCCGCTTCGAGGAGGAGGGCTGGCGCGTGCGCAAGGACGGCAGCCTCTTCTGGGCCAACGTCGTCATCACCGCGATGCGCGACTCGAAGGGCCAGCTCATCGGCTACGGCAAGGTGACGCGCGACTTCACCGAGCGCAAGCAGACCCAGGAGCGCCTGCGGGAGAGCGAGGAGCGCTTCCGCCTGCTCGTCGAGCACGTCCAGGACTACGCCATCTACATGCTGGACGCGGACGGCCGGGTCTCCACCTGGAACGCCGGCGCGGAGCGCTTCAAGCAGTACAAGGCCGAGGAGATCATCGGCCAGCACTTCAGCCGCTTCTTCCCCCCGGAGGACGTGGCGCGCGGCAAGCCCTGGCACGCCCTCCAGGTGGCTGCCAGCGAGGGCCGCTTCGAGGAGGAGGCCTGGCGCGTCCGCAAGGACGGCAGCCTCTTCTGGGCCAGCGTCGTCATCACCGCGCTGCATGACACCGACGGCAAGCTCGTGGGCTACGCCAAGGTGACGCGCGACATCACCCAGCGCAAACAGAACCAGGAGCGGCGCGAGCTGGAGATGCTGCGCGACGCCGTGCGCGCCCGGGACGAGTTCCTCTCCGTCGCCTCGCACGAGCTGAAGACGCCGCTCACCCCGCTGCAGCTGAAGCTGACCGCCCTGCTGCGCGCCGTGGAGAACAACCCTTCCGCCACCCTGCCCGTGGAGCGCATCTCCCGCGACCTGGAGGTGGCCCGCCGGCAGGTGCGCAAGCTGTCGGACCTCATCGAGGACCTGCTGGACGTCTCGCGCATCAGCATGGGCCAGCTGCGGCTGGACCGGGCGCCCATGGACATGGCCGCGCTCGCACGGGAGGTGGTGGTCCGCTACGCCCCCCAATCCGCGCAGGTCGGGTGCGCCGTCACGCTGGAGGCGCCGAACCCCATCGAGGGGTACTGGGACCGCGCCCGGGTGGATCAGGTCATCACCAACCTGCTCACCAACGCGCTCAAGTACGGCGCCGGCAAGCCCATCCACATCCGCGTGCGCCAGGAGGCGGGGCTGGCCGTCGTGAGCGTGCGCGACGAGGGCATCGGCATCCCGCTCGAGGACCAGCCGCGCGTCTTCGAGCGCTTCGTGCGCGCGGTGTCCGAGCGCAACTACGGCGGCCTGGGGCTGGGCCTCTTCATCACCCAGCAGATCGTCGAAGCGCACGGCGGCATCGTCCAGGTGCGCAGCACGCCCGGCGAGGGCGCGACCTTCACCGTGATGCTGCCGATGGGTCCGGACGTGGAGCCGCCCCCTGACGCTCCTCCCGAGCCGTGA